The Canis lupus dingo isolate Sandy chromosome 8, ASM325472v2, whole genome shotgun sequence genome has a segment encoding these proteins:
- the ACOT4 gene encoding peroxisomal succinyl-coenzyme A thioesterase isoform X1, giving the protein MATVSLEPAGRCAWDEPVRISVRGLAPGQPVTLRASLRDERGALFRAHARYRADDRGLLDLARAPALGGSFVGLEPMGLLWALEPETPFWRFVKRDVQTPFAVELEVLDGHEPDAGRLLGRALHARHFLRPGVRRVPVRAGRVRGALFLPPGPGPFPGIIDIFGIGGGLVEYRASLLAGHGFATFALAYYNFEDLPKEIDSVDLDYFEEALCYMLQHSEVKGPGIGLLGISLGADICLSMASFLKNISATVSINGSGFSGNKGIRYKQTFIPPLGHDLRRIKVAFSGILDIVDIRNDVVGGHENPSMIPMEKAQGPILFIVGQDDHNWRSELYAQIASERLQAHGKEKPQIISYPGTGHYIEPPYFPFCPASIQKLLNKPVIWGGEPRAHSKAQEDAWKQILTFFCKHLGGTQNIAPPKL; this is encoded by the exons ATGGCGACGGTGAGCCTGGAGCCCGCGGGCCGCTGCGCCTGGGACGAGCCGGTGCGCATCTCCGTGCGCGGCCTGGCCCCGGGACAGCCCGTCACGCTGCGCGCGTCCCTGCGCGACGAGAGGGGCGCGCTCTTCCGGGCCCACGCGCGCTACCGGGCGGACGACCGCGGCCTCCTGGACCTGGCGCGCGCGCCCGCGCTGGGCGGCAGCTTCGTGGGGCTCGAGCCCATGGGGCTGCTCTGGGCCCTGGAGCCCGAGACGCCTTTCTGGCGGTTCGTGAAGCGGGACGTGCAGACGCCCTTCGCCGTGGAGCTGGAGGTGCTGGACGGCCACGAGCCCGACGCCGGGCGGCTCCTGGGCCGGGCGCTGCACGCGCGCCACTTCCTGCGGCCCGGGGTGCGGCGGGTGCCGGTGCGCGCGGGCCGGGTGCGCGGCGCGCTCTTCCTGCCCCCAG GACCTGGACCTTTCCCGGGAATCATTGATATCTTTGGAATCGGAGGGGGCCTGGTGGAGTATCGGGCCAGCCTTTTGGCTGGTCATGGCTTTGCCACCTTTGCTCTAGCTTATTATAACTTTGAAGATCTCCCCAAGGAAATTGACAGCGTAGACCTGGACTACTTTGAAGAAGCCCTATGCTACATGCTTCAACACTCTGAG gtAAAGGGCCCAGGCATTGGGCTCCTGGGCATTTCTTTAGGGGctgatatttgtctttccatGGCCTCATTTTTGAAGAACATCTCAGCCACAGTTTCCATCAATGGATCAGGGTTCAGTGGAAACAAAGGCATACGCTACAAGCAGACTTTCATCCCACCATTGGGCCATGATTTGAGGAGGATCAAGGTAGCTTTTTCAGGCATCCTGGACATTGTGGATATACGGAATGATGTCGTAGGAGGGCATGAGAACCCCAGCATGATTCCAATGGAGAAGGCCCAGGGGCCCATCCTCTTCATTGTTGGTCAGGATGACCATAACTGGAGAAGTGAGTTATATGCCCAAATAGCCTCTGAGCGGTTACAGGCCCATGGAAAGGAAAAACCTCAGATCATCTCTTATCCTGGGACTGGGCATTATATCGAGCCTCCTTACTTTCCTTTTTGCCCAGCTTCCATTCAGAAATTACTGAACAAACCTGTAATCTGGGGTGGGGAGCCAAGGGCTCATTCTAAGGCCCAGGAAGATGCTTGGAAACAAATTCTGACCTTTTTCTGCAAACATCTTGGAGGTACCCAGAATATAGCTCCCCCCAAATTGTAA
- the ACOT4 gene encoding peroxisomal succinyl-coenzyme A thioesterase isoform X2 — protein MATVSLEPAGRCAWDEPVRISVRGLAPGQPVTLRASLRDERGALFRAHARYRADDRGLLDLARAPALGGSFVGLEPMGLLWALEPETPFWRFVKRDVQTPFAVELEVLDGHEPDAGRLLGRALHARHFLRPGVRRVPVRAGRVRGALFLPPGPGPFPGIIDIFGIGGGLVEYRASLLAGHGFATFALAYYNFEDLPKEIDSVDLDYFEEALCYMLQHSEVKGPGIGLLGISLGADICLSMASFLKNISATVSINGSGFSGNKGIRYKQTFIPPLGHDLRRIKVAFSGILDIVDIRNDVVGGHENPSMIPMEKAQGPILFIVGQDDHNWRITEREREAETQAEGEAGSMHREPDVGFDPGSPGSRPGPKAGAKPLRHPGIPISDL, from the exons ATGGCGACGGTGAGCCTGGAGCCCGCGGGCCGCTGCGCCTGGGACGAGCCGGTGCGCATCTCCGTGCGCGGCCTGGCCCCGGGACAGCCCGTCACGCTGCGCGCGTCCCTGCGCGACGAGAGGGGCGCGCTCTTCCGGGCCCACGCGCGCTACCGGGCGGACGACCGCGGCCTCCTGGACCTGGCGCGCGCGCCCGCGCTGGGCGGCAGCTTCGTGGGGCTCGAGCCCATGGGGCTGCTCTGGGCCCTGGAGCCCGAGACGCCTTTCTGGCGGTTCGTGAAGCGGGACGTGCAGACGCCCTTCGCCGTGGAGCTGGAGGTGCTGGACGGCCACGAGCCCGACGCCGGGCGGCTCCTGGGCCGGGCGCTGCACGCGCGCCACTTCCTGCGGCCCGGGGTGCGGCGGGTGCCGGTGCGCGCGGGCCGGGTGCGCGGCGCGCTCTTCCTGCCCCCAG GACCTGGACCTTTCCCGGGAATCATTGATATCTTTGGAATCGGAGGGGGCCTGGTGGAGTATCGGGCCAGCCTTTTGGCTGGTCATGGCTTTGCCACCTTTGCTCTAGCTTATTATAACTTTGAAGATCTCCCCAAGGAAATTGACAGCGTAGACCTGGACTACTTTGAAGAAGCCCTATGCTACATGCTTCAACACTCTGAG gtAAAGGGCCCAGGCATTGGGCTCCTGGGCATTTCTTTAGGGGctgatatttgtctttccatGGCCTCATTTTTGAAGAACATCTCAGCCACAGTTTCCATCAATGGATCAGGGTTCAGTGGAAACAAAGGCATACGCTACAAGCAGACTTTCATCCCACCATTGGGCCATGATTTGAGGAGGATCAAGGTAGCTTTTTCAGGCATCCTGGACATTGTGGATATACGGAATGATGTCGTAGGAGGGCATGAGAACCCCAGCATGATTCCAATGGAGAAGGCCCAGGGGCCCATCCTCTTCATTGTTGGTCAGGATGACCATAACTGGAGAA tcacagagagagagagagaggcagagacacaggcagagggagaagcaggctccatgcaccgggagcccgacgtgggattcgatcccgggtctccaggatcgcgccctgggccaaaggcaggcgccaaaccgctgcgccacccagggatcccgatttctgATCTTTGA